Genomic DNA from Candidatus Omnitrophota bacterium:
ACCGGGATCTTATATGCCTGTTTTCCGAATAATTTCTTTATGGCGAGCGTCTCTATCTTATCATTCAACTCGGTCGATGTGCCGTGGGCGTTTATATAAGAGACGTCCTCAAGCTTTAACCCGCCGTCCTGTAGGGCCAGTTTCATGCACATCGCTGCGCCCTCGCCATTCGGGTCAGGCGCGGTCATATGGTAAGCGTCACCGCACATCCCGTAACCGGCGACCTCGGCATATATCTTCACGCCGCGTTTTTTCGCGTGCTCGATGGATTCCAATAGCACGATGCCGCTGCCTTCGCCCATTACGAACCCGTCGCGGCCCTTATCGAACGGCCTGCTCGCTTTCTCAGGCTCGCTATTCCTCTTCGAGAGAGCCGTAAGGGCGCAGAAACCGCCCACACCCGTCTCGACGATAGCCGCTTCGGTGCCTCCGCATATCATCATATCCGCGTAGCCGTGCTGGATAAGCCTGTATGCCTCGCCTATCGAATGGTTCCCGGTAGCGCACGCCGTGGCGACGCAGGAGTTCGGACCTTTTATCCCGCACGATATCGAGATCTGTCCGGGGGCCATATTTACGATAAGCATCGGTATGAGGAGCGGGCCGAGCCTTGAGGGGCCCTTCTCCTTCCATATGAGGGTCTGGTCCTGGATGACTTTTAATCCGCCGATGCCGGAACCGACAAGGACCCCTATGCGGTACGGGTCTTCCTTGGTTATATCCAGGCCTGCGTCCTCCATGGCCATCTTCGCGCCGTAGACCGCGAACTGCACAAAGCGGTCCATCCTCCTCAGCTCCTTAGCGCTGGTTATATACCTGGAGGGATCGAAGCCCTTGACTTCGCAGGCGAATTGGCAATCGAAACCCGTTGGATCGAAGTGGGTTATCCTGCCCGCGCCGTTTTTACCGGCGAGGAGGGATTTCCACAATTCGTCTTTGGAATTTCCGACAGGCGTGACGGCACCAAGGCCGGTTACGACTACTCTTCTGTTATCCATAAAAAAACTTAAGGACTATCCCCTTGTGGGGTTAGGCCTTGCCCGCCCTTTCTTCTATATACTTGATGGCCTCTCCGACGGTCTTCATCTTCTCGGCGTCTTCGTCGGGTATCTCGGCCTTGAACTCCTCTTCGAGGGCCATGACTATCTCTACCGTATCAAGCGAATCCGCGCCCAGGTCGTCGATGAACGTCGCCTGGGGTGTGACTTCTTCAAGTTTTACGCCTAATTGTTTCGCTATGATCTCTCTTACTTTATCCGCTACAGCCGACATGTACTCCTCCTTTTTGGGTTGACTACATGACCATTCCGCCGTCAATCTTGATTACCTGTCCTGTTATGTATGACGACGCGTCAGATGCCAAAAACATAGCCAGTTGCGCTACGTCGCTTGCCTTACCGAATCTATTTAAAGGGATGTAGGACAACATCTGGGACTTGACGTTCTCGGGAAGCTTTGCGGTCATGTCCGTTTCGATGAAGCCCGGAGCTATCGCGTTGACATTGACGTTCCTCGATGCCAGTTCCTTTGCGACGCTCTTTGTTATCCCTATTATTCCGGCTTTCGAGGCCGCGTAATTGGCCTGTCCGGCGTTGCCCATGATGCCGATTATCGAAGCGATCGACACTATCTTTCCGTACCTCTGCTTCATCATAACCTTGGCAAGCGCCTTCGTGCAATTGAATGTGCCCTTTAGGTTTACGGCAATTACGGAGTCGAAATCCTGTTCGCTCATCCGCACGATCAGGGCGTCCCTGGTTATGCCTGCATTGTTAATCAGTATATCGATTTTCTGAAATTTGTCAAGCGTCTTATTGACCATATCCTCGACCTGGGAGAGGTTTGTGACGTCGACGACAAAAGTCTCCGCCTTGCGGCCCAGAGCCTCTATCTCCTTCCTGGTGGCGTTAAGCGCCTCCTGGTTTACATCACAAATGACGATGTCCGAGCCCTCTTTGGCGAATGCCAGGGCTATCTCCCTGCCTATCCCCCTTGCGCCGCCGGTTATCAGGCTCACCCTGTCCTTAAATATCATATCAGCCTCCTATCGCTTCTTTAACTGCTGCGACGTCCGCCGCGGTCTCTACGTTCAGGCACTCGAGCGCCGGGTCTATCCTTCTTAAAAGCCCTGCCAGGACCTTGCCCGGCCCCACTTCTATATATCTTTTAATACCCTGGCCTGCCAAAAACTTTATCGAATCCTCCCAAAGGACCGATGACTTGACCTGCGCGACCAGGTTGGCCTTTATCTCCCCGGGCGATGACTCATATCCCGCGTTTACGTTCGTGACCACTCTTATCTTCGGGGACTTTATCTCTATACTGTCTATCTCCGCCTTTAAACTCTGGGCGGCGGGCTCCATCAGCCCCGAGTGGAAGGCGCCGCTTACATCAAGAGGTATGACCTTCCTGGCTCCCCTTTCTTTAGCGAGGTTCGAGGCGACCTCGACCTTTTCTTTGGCCCCTGAGATGACTATCTGGCCCGGGGAATTAAGGTTGGCTATCTCCACACCTGTCTCATCGCATACTTTTTTGGCCTCTTCGAGGGAAAGGCCTATTACCGAGGCCATCGTGCCGGGATTCCGGTGCGACGCCTCTTCCATGAACTGCCCGCGTTTCCTCACGAGCGCGACCGCGGCCTCGAACGCGAGCGAGCCCGCGGCGACGAGCGCCGTGTATTCCCCCAGGCTCAACCCGAGCGCGGCTTTCGGGACGAGCTGCCCGGAAAGCGGCGATGCCGATTCGAGCGCCCTCAGGGCCGCGATAGACGCCGTCAATATCGCCGGCTGGCAGATATCCGTGCGCGTCAATTCTTCCTTCGGCCCCTCGAAACAGAGTTTTGTTATATCGAAGCCTAATATATGGTTTGCTTTTTCGAATATGACTTTAGCGGCGGGAAACTGTTGGTATAAGTCCCGGCCCATGCCGACATACTGGGCGCCCTGGCCGGGGAAAATTAGAGCGAAGTCTACCATTCTATTATGCAGGAGCCCCATACAAAACCGCTTCCGAAAGCCACCAAAAGGACCTTGTCGCCTTTTTTGACGCGGCCTTCCTTGACCGCCTCGAAAAGGGCGACGATAGCGGAAGCGGCCGACATATTGCCGTACCTGTCGACAT
This window encodes:
- the fabD gene encoding ACP S-malonyltransferase, coding for MVDFALIFPGQGAQYVGMGRDLYQQFPAAKVIFEKANHILGFDITKLCFEGPKEELTRTDICQPAILTASIAALRALESASPLSGQLVPKAALGLSLGEYTALVAAGSLAFEAAVALVRKRGQFMEEASHRNPGTMASVIGLSLEEAKKVCDETGVEIANLNSPGQIVISGAKEKVEVASNLAKERGARKVIPLDVSGAFHSGLMEPAAQSLKAEIDSIEIKSPKIRVVTNVNAGYESSPGEIKANLVAQVKSSVLWEDSIKFLAGQGIKRYIEVGPGKVLAGLLRRIDPALECLNVETAADVAAVKEAIGG
- the acpP gene encoding acyl carrier protein; protein product: MSAVADKVREIIAKQLGVKLEEVTPQATFIDDLGADSLDTVEIVMALEEEFKAEIPDEDAEKMKTVGEAIKYIEERAGKA
- the fabF gene encoding beta-ketoacyl-ACP synthase II; its protein translation is MDNRRVVVTGLGAVTPVGNSKDELWKSLLAGKNGAGRITHFDPTGFDCQFACEVKGFDPSRYITSAKELRRMDRFVQFAVYGAKMAMEDAGLDITKEDPYRIGVLVGSGIGGLKVIQDQTLIWKEKGPSRLGPLLIPMLIVNMAPGQISISCGIKGPNSCVATACATGNHSIGEAYRLIQHGYADMMICGGTEAAIVETGVGGFCALTALSKRNSEPEKASRPFDKGRDGFVMGEGSGIVLLESIEHAKKRGVKIYAEVAGYGMCGDAYHMTAPDPNGEGAAMCMKLALQDGGLKLEDVSYINAHGTSTELNDKIETLAIKKLFGKQAYKIPVSSTKSMTGHCLGAAGGIEFIASVKAVQEDMIPPTINYETPDPDCDLDYVPNKARSAKVNVAISNAFGFGGHNACIAVKKFLP
- the fabG gene encoding 3-oxoacyl-[acyl-carrier-protein] reductase gives rise to the protein MIFKDRVSLITGGARGIGREIALAFAKEGSDIVICDVNQEALNATRKEIEALGRKAETFVVDVTNLSQVEDMVNKTLDKFQKIDILINNAGITRDALIVRMSEQDFDSVIAVNLKGTFNCTKALAKVMMKQRYGKIVSIASIIGIMGNAGQANYAASKAGIIGITKSVAKELASRNVNVNAIAPGFIETDMTAKLPENVKSQMLSYIPLNRFGKASDVAQLAMFLASDASSYITGQVIKIDGGMVM